In Rosa rugosa chromosome 4, drRosRugo1.1, whole genome shotgun sequence, the genomic stretch TATTAATTCCGCCACTAAGTTACATGTCTGTGACAATTAGTCATGAGTTGAATGAGGCCAAATTCTAATCAAGTTTTACACCCTAAACCGTGGACTACAGTGAAAGATAACTACTCTCAAGTGTCACAATACAACCTTGCTATTAACATTAAAACGAACAACTTCACCCTATCAAGCacctagggatggcaatggggagggtagggtaaggggattAAATTATCATCCCCATACCCGACTTCATTCCTCATCCCcttacccgccccaatccccgtaataagatactagggattccccgtccccgtcTCCATTGGGGATTAGGTCCCTGTACCCGCCCAAATCCccgttaacaatattactaatttattatataaaaattcatacaaataattatgaattgtaaaatatgaagttaaaatcaaacattaaaataaaataaatttcttatttcaatcaaggaaaattgacatgttgataaagattttttattaaaagaatcttcattttttttaacatatttattaacagaatttaaatattgacaaaaagatgaagtttacataaatatttatttataaataatatcaaaaatatatataataaataatatatatatatatatatatatatatatatatatatatatatatatatatatattatttcagATAAATTggtatggggatggggatcaaaataccatccccgcttcgtacccgatttcagaattcgaatactgggatccccatccccgttaCCCGATTTCACCCGAATTTCTCCCTTTTAGGGTCGAATACCCGAGATTTCTGCCATCCCTACAAGCACCCAATACCACCGGACCATGCCGGCAATTCACGGACCACTTCACCTTACATTTAGCACTCGTCACTTTGCAGAACATGGACTCACCTTACATGTGGAGCCAGCACTTTGGTACGATGAAGATGTTAGAACGTTGGATTAGCCCGATACAACAATTTCAGCCTTCGATATGCTATTAAGCTATTTCCAGCTACTACAACGATGAAAAACAATATATAAAAGTTTGTATAGTTCAATTTCCTTTTTTAGTTTATATCATCAAGACATAACATAACTTCAACCGTATACCATGTTTACTTCATCAAAACGTACAAAAGTACaaaactcaatttttttttttcttgatttgaATATTAATTTTGATTTCCTTTTTCAAATTAGTCGTTCTGGTTTAGTTGGGTGATCGACCCACCATCATTTATTTGCAGCGTGCCAGACTACCAGCTTTTACGGCGTCGCTGTGATCTTAAAGGTGGTTGCCATCAACATTATTGAAGTTCTTAATTTTTAAAATGGACTTTACCCTAATCGTTTGGTTGTTGAGAACCATCACTTTGGTTTTTGACATCTCTTCTTCCAAATTACGAAATCAATGACGGGATCGATGAGTCATAATAAGCTTTAGAAAAAGTCTAAAATTTGCATTAAAGCTATGAGACTCTAGCTGCCATTGCTGCTCATTTGTTTGTCTTAATGAATAAACCCTATCGATCACATGCATGTATTATTGTGAATTAATTATAAGTAACCAGAACTTTACAGTTCATGAAGCTTTTATGTCAGTGTTTATGCACACATGTATTCAGTTATCTTTTCCATCATTAGTCTTGTACGTAGGTGATGATTGATCAATTAGCTACATGATCTTTCCATGAGAGGAAAAAGTTGTTGAACTCTTAGATTTGTCTTTGCTGCTCATATTGTTTTGTCTCTGAATTTGATTCACTGATGCCCGACTGCAGTTGAGAAGGGGCGGATCCACTTGAAGTATAGCCCAACCCAGAAATCATCAAAAATTTATATAGTATATGGCCCCGAGCTTTCATTAGAACTTTGTTGGTTCTGCTGGCTAAGGGCTGGGTTGATTGTGCTGTTCCCACTAACGAGCTGTAGTGCAACCAAACTCAGAACTCAGACAGCGGACAGCCCATGAGGGGAGTAAATGAACTCACGAAAAGCTTTATTTGCGAAACCAGTGATATATATTGGGTATGCTACAAATATCTGTGTAGAAATAGCTATACCAATCTgtgataatgataatggaaataGGATTTTCAGAGCTCACAGGAATAATTTGAACAAAAAGCTTTATGAGTGAAGTCCAATACTCCAATGTGTGGATTGTAATACAGTTTAACTCATTAAATCTGGTTTTCAAATAAGCAATTGTTAACCAGGTTGGAAAAACAACTGTCAATAAATTTTGACTTCCTAAAAGTATCCTACTACCTGTCTAATTCAAACGGGATAATTaaaaaagggaaaaacaaaGACAAGGACTTGCACACATTATCTGCCAGGTCATAGAAGTATGCATTAGTCTTCAAAATTAAGTAACTTGCCTCTTTGCACATGCTCTAGCTTGTCATTTCTGCAAGTCATCTTTGGATATATTAATCATCACACTTAACACAACCAGTATAACTTCGAATGCTTCCAATCATATAAGGTAAGGGTAACTGTGAAAAATCCATGGTGATGCATTTGCTGCCATGTTCTTTTTCACAGATGACAATCGAATTGTTTAAGCAACTCAATCCTGAAGAGAATGATTTCTGAGAGTATGAGATCGCAAACACATGTGATGTAATAGAATGCAAAACAAACCCTGACCCAGTCATGCATTTTTGTATGCATAAAGTTTTCATCGTATCCTAGTGACCCAGTCATCTCCAAAACAAAACCTTCGGGTCCATAAACAGTATTTGGATATGGCACCATATtgcttctattttcttttggttgacTCAAATAAATTCAGAATCCTGGAGAAAATATCTGCAGAGGAAAGTTCTTGTGAAGAAGTACAGAATATAACAGACTCATCATAACGTAGATTTATTTTGAAGAGCCACAACATGCTGATATGGAGACATTTTCAGTCGGGCAGCAATTATCAGGAGATAAGTAGTTCCTCTGGTTGCCCTGAATTTTGACAAAGATGTTAATGAGAAGGCTTATTACTATACTTCAATTCTAACAACTAGTATCACAACAACTACTGCTCACCTAAAACCCCCCCAATTTCCAAGACAACAATGAGATTGGTGACTACTCTACCGTGCAGCATATAGTCATTATCATATGTCAAAGCAAGCTGAGAAGTAGTCCTACACAATTTTATAAGCCTCGACTTTTTGTAGGTCCTTACCATGAAACACGCTAAGGGAGGCATACTTGCAATTTTGTCATTTTTATTTAAGAAATTATAAAATCATTAAAATACACATTCTTACTACAAAAATGTCTGCAATGTTTATAATGTATAATGAAGAGCAGATAGAAAAACAAATGCGACAAGTTTTTCTGGGCCGTCTTCCTTGGTTAGTAAGATGGGAAAAAAGGAAAGAGGaagaagcccaagcccaaagttGCTTGCCCCAAATATCGTTCAAACAGGTTCCCCACCCACTGCCAAATCTCCAACATGCGAAGCCCAAAGAAAAAACATATGCTACAATGAATCCAAACCATGAATAGAATATGCTACACAGCAGGTTGTTAAATAGCAAACGAGCTGCACAAACATAACATCAGTATTCATCATCTAAACAACTACTGTGCTGTTGACTCTCCAACAGGCAGTGGCACATCAAAACAAAGCCAAAGCATAAAACTGAGGAATCAGCACAAACGCAGAATGTACCTTTCTTCTTTTAAACAAAATGCAGAAGGTACCTGACTATGCCACAAATGTGATGCCTCCCACATCTCCAGTTCCCTCTCAATCAATTCCCATTTCATCCAAGATGGAAAATTCAAAATTGTAATCTAAGAATTGAAAGGATAAAGAAGGTGCAAGGTAACCTTAAGGTTTCCTTTCAGAATTCTGCAGTTACTTTAAGGGTAATCTTCCTCCCTTTTCCAGTCAAAATTTGGAACTAAAACCAAGGAACTAAATTTCTTAAAATTCCTTTGAACAGTTTGCTTTTTGACTCTGACATGTTTGCAGATATATATTGTCAGAAGGTGACGAGTGTAGTCAAGAACTTAAAAAGAGGACATAATAGAAAATGAAACTAAACATCCTGATGCAACAAGAACGAGCTCATCTACCTCAAACCCTATGAAGAATGCTACAACATTTGATAATGAAAACCTGAGAACCAATTGTTACAGACTAGAAAACAGAATCATCTCAACACTAAGCTATGCCGAATCAGAACCAAGTATTTCAACAGACACAGCATGTCAAATGCCTCAGCGTGCAATCATAAGAATACAAACAGAACACATGATACAACTGTATATCATTGAATTTGTACAATAAATCATTTATAAACAATTGATAACTTGATATAAGAACACAAAAGAATGATGACTTGCTAAGCTACAACATGATTTACAAACAAATCAAGTTAGCTAACACgttatattacaaaaaagtTCACTGATTTTCTCAACCATATCAATAATAGCATTCCCATCTACCAATGGCACTAACCCTTTTGGGATCAATATCCTCTAGCAGAATTCTGCCAAACCTCAACATATTGCTGGTCCTTCCTGGTCATGAACATCTTGTTCCCTCCAAAAGTCAAGTTGGTTATCCTGGAACCTCCCATATCCTTCATTCTCCCCATCACATTCTTCCGAAAGTGCCTAGCTTCTGACCCGCCTTCACTCCTCTTCTTAGAGCCTACTGCTACCTCTGACCACAGCtccaaatccccacccttgctACAAAACACTTGGCTTCCATGGCTTTCAATCCTGCACCCAACACCTTCCTTCTTACCACTCACCATTTTCCTCTTATCACCGAGACAAACCCAAGGCTGCTCCACTCCCAAACTTCTCAAATCCGCATAGAACATCTCCCCGGAATTCACACCAATCTTGAACATTGCTGACAAGTCATCCGAAACAGTTACATCCGAAAAGCAATCAACTTTCTCCTGTATTTCCCACACCACATTCCCAGACCTTGTATCCCAAAACTTAATATTACCACACACTCCAGAAGGTCCCCTGTGAGACCCGGAAGCCATCAACAGATTGTAACCCGGCACCCATTTCAATTTCGTGGCCGGCAATGCTGAATTGATCTCAGCACCAAAAATCTCATAATGCCCAATCTCATTAACCGGGGTCAATGTGTTCAAATCATAAATCATAATCGAATTCGAGTTTCGCCTACCGGATTCGAAACTCGAAAACAGAAACTCCTGTGACGACCCAATTGCTTGGACTGTGGAGCCGGACCGGGTCACATTCTCCCAATTCAGAGTCTCCCTCACAGACCCGTTTTCGAGATCGATAATCTGGAGCCCCGAGAAGTCTGTGGCCCCCACTGCGGCCAGCTTCGTCGAGATCGCCAGCATCGAATCCACGGCGGTGAACTCGGTCAAAATCGTCGACTTTTTCCTCAGCGACCAATCAAAAGAGGTGATTTTGCTGCCGTGGGCCACGTGGACCGAGCCGAACGGCGTCGTGGCGATCACGGACGGCGAGTCTCGGCCGTTGAGGGGCAAAGTCAGAGACTTTTCTAGGTTAAACGCGTCGAAGTGAGACGGGTTGGAGAGCGAATTGATCAAAAGGGTTTCGATTCCATAGAATTGGGACTCGAAAATTAGGTCTTGGAGGTCCAAAGATTTGGCCTTTGATGGCAGATTTCCGGTTCTGAGAAGCGAGAGGAGCATGGAGAAGAGCTCAGGGTCTCGGTCGACGAACGGAGGAGGGAGGTGAGCTGAGGCCGAGTCGGAAATTTTGGAGAGAAGAGAGTCCGGGccggctagggttagggtttgctTGGTGGTCTGGAAAAGCTGCCCACCCACATCTATGGTGGCTATGTTGGATTCAGGCTTGTGGTTTTGCTTGAACCCGTTTCTGGGTAAAGCTGAAGGTGCCATGGTCTTGAGCATAGTTGCTGAGTTGAGctaaaaccctagaatttcaatgaCCCAGAATTCGATTTGGGGGAAAAATCAAAAGTTCATGCAGAGAAAAGTGTTGAACTTTTTTTTGCTGATTCAGAGGAAAGAATGTGTGGCATATATATGAGAGGGATGGTGAGCTTGTGAGTTCTAGTTCTAGAAGGTCAGACAGAGGTTTGGGCTTGTGGTCAACTAATTTAAGCCATGATGATTTCTGATGTGTCTCATGTTTGAAGATTTCAAGAGTGAGGTCAATCAATGAGAAAAATGTGATGGAATATAAATTTTGGGGGCTGGTTTGTTTATTACTTTTTTATATGAACAAATTAAAATATTGGGTGTTGCAGCCGTCCTTCTTGGACCAATATAGTGAGGACCGAGTTTGGTGGGAAATTTGCTGTGAAATTGAATAAATACATGGGAACAGCGCATTAGACTTGGAAAGAGGGTGTTGGAAAGTAGAAGCTACCAATATTCAAGAGAAACAGCTTTCCTATAGAAAGAGGAAAAGCATCTGCCTCTAGAACAAAGCTTGTGCACCACTATTAACACTATTATTAGCATATTTGCTTGCTTCAAATAAATCGGACAATCTGATTGAGAGATCAATAATTGTTGTAATATGACATGTGTGCGTAATTCTTCATGATTCATATAATTTTGCACTGaaaattttattgattaagTTTACTCATCTCAAACATAGAAATAATGAATTAGGATTAAGTTTTTTGAGATAAAATGAATATGGTGAGatttgttgtagagaattggaaaaattgtattgtattgtattcatctcaccatgaggtttatatagagttacatcatgtatacaaaaggcaatacataatagctatactaatcactcgcacattacaagtatgtcaatcgcatacattaagagtctgtcaatcgcacattacaagtatgtcaatcgcacattacaagtatgtcaatgacatacattaagcaatacctattgcatgaatagtcattatcatttacaacactcccccttggatattccatgtcaatagtgttgcctctgctatgcgcttctaagttgcctcgtcaaaaaccttgccaagtaataaaaaccctgtgggaaaaaacaacattggtcgaaggagaaaaagagcacaacgcgcgtgaatgtggagtagtcgacatccttcaacactcccccttgtgccgctcaaactcggtgatgacgctttgatcgttgcctcactaaaaaccttgctaggtaacaaaaaccctgtgggacaaaaataaccctggtcgaatggcaaaaagagcacaacacgtccttcactcttcgagatctaacatgtagacatcatacctccccctgatgtcaaggtctccccctgatttctacaattatgggagttcggataactttcttaatccgatgctcttcacatgtttctcgaaggtggatttaggtaacgacttggtAAACAAGTCCGCTTCATTATCCTCTaaacggatttgattcacttcaatatttagaagtgtttgttgttgctgattgtaaaagaacttaggcgatatatgcttggtgttgtcgcccttgatgaaacctaacttcatttgttcaatacaagctgcattatcttcataaatgcatgtaggttcatctgtggtagacttcaaaccacaagttcctcgaatgtgtctaactacagaccttagacatatgcattctcgcacggcttcatgtagagcgataatctcggcatgatttgaggaagtagcaacaagggtctgctttgtagacctctaagatatcgcagtgcttcccatggtaaagacataacccatttgggagcgagagataccctgcatcagcaaaacccatcaatacatcgttgtcattttgatggaggggaggaggagcacagAAGGTGgtgttttgccttgtggagtccgatcccacacttctgttatttcttttctctctgtagggatagaacaagctcatatcaatcatacctctcaagtatcgaaagattgtctttatgccaatccaatggcggcgtgttggcgcagaattgtgtcgagctaacaagttcactacgaacgagatgtccggtcttgtgcattgtgcacttagatagggcacttcagcctctaataagtcttcgtcctcatcccttggacgaaacggatctttttcaggctcaagactacgaccgatcatggaagtactcacaggctttgctttatcttcattaaagcgccttaataATTTTtaagtatatgctgactgatagatcataatcccatcactacggtgctcgagttctagtcCGAAGCAAaatcgtgttttcccaagatctttcatctcaaattcggatttcaagtacttagcagtttcctttaactcatctagagttccaattaggttcatgtcatcgacataaactgctacaattgcaaatccggaacttgtcttttttataaacacgcatgggcatatttcattgttctcatatcccttcccaatcaagtagtcacttagacggttataccacatctgtccggattgtttcaatccatatagtgagcgtctcaatcttattgaaaacgcgctccgtggtttagagccacttgacttgggtaattgaagtccatctggaaccttcatatatatctttgaatctagatccccatagagatatgctgtaaccacatccataagctgcatgtcaagtttttcggaaactaccaaactgacaaggtagcggaacgttataacgtccattacgggagaatatgtctcctcgtagtcgattccagggcgttgtgagaaaccttgcgccataaggcgggctttgtatctaacaacctcatttttctcattacgctttctaacaaatacccatttatggccaacaggctttatacttgggggtgtcagcgttataggcccaaatacctgtctctttgttagtgaatccaattcaacctggatcgcatctttccatttaggccagtcTGCTcgtcgttgacattcttcaacgaagcaaggttcgatatcatcgtgttctataattccttgagcaatagaatatgcaaacacatcatcaaggataatagaatctcgattcaacgtctcatgtacactagtgtaattcatggagatctccctattccctggaattggttctaacattggagcgtcccccaatgatgtctcttggacataaccataatccggaatatctttatgagacgggttatttatgtcgatgattaatggatctttctgggccaaactcgctttctttctcgggcgagaatccatcgaacctttgggcctcccacgtttccttcctgggagcccggcctgagccacattgccatcactattagtggtggcggcggcatgcccaatacccctaggggtggcgccatgtccatgatttttaaggacatcaatccttgcaggcacgtttgcagcaggtatatgtgatcttgtcactttagcgatatcagaaaacgcatcaggcatagagtctgctatgttctgaagatcgagaattctccgcacttcaatttcggactgtgcggttcggggatcaagatgagacaaagtggggacagaccacgacaattcctgtcgttcctgttgaacattattgttcctatctccccctaatgatgggaagactgtctcatcaaagtgacaatccgcaaatctagcggtaaatagatcgcctgtcaagggttctaagtagcggataatggttggagtgtcatatccaacataaatgcctaatcgtctttgaggacccattttggtgcgctgtggcagcgcaattgacacataaactgtacacccaaatatgcgtaagtgtgagacatcaggctcatatccagtaaccatctgggacgcagaaaagggttgagtggcagtaggcctcagacgaatgagcacagctgcatgcaatattgcatagccccaagcagaaaaagggagattggtgcgcataaccaatgctctagcgaccatttgaagtcttttaatggcagcttctgcgagaccattttgggtgtgaacatgaggaacagggtgttcaacctcaatcccaatggacatgcaatagtcatcaaacgtttttgatgtaaactctccagcattgtcaagacgaattgacttaatgggatgatcagggtggtgaacccttaatttaatgatttgtgctaagagtttagcaaatgcagcatttcttgtggacaatagcatgacatgtgaccatcgtgtcgatgcatcaaccaacaccataaaatatctaaatggtccgcaagttggttgaataggtccacaaatatcaccttggattctttgtaagaatggaatattttccttagtgtcctttgcataggatggtctcgatcctaattttgctaaagagcaggctttgcaaaacgaaagatgggctttagaagcaaccagggAAGTAtctggttgagccacgaagtcacaattgactttagaagtagaaaaaggaaCCCAGGAGgcattggtggcgtcaataccacttttgggccgcagggggtaggcggcgccagCCCTACCTTGGATCGAATTTTGGTtctgacttcttttcgttttgaaaaatggatgtccgtgtgaagtttttaatatacggatcatcatatcacgacctgggtgtcccaaacggtcatcccaaagcctatatgtgtcagaatcccataagtcatctctcatgacatggttggattcaataattcgaatagtggttgcatacaacccactagagcgacacataagtttctctaatactcgtttatgtccgtagtcattagaggtgatgcaaaggaactcttgtccattctcacaatgtgttttcacatgaaaaccattggctcttatatctttaaaactcaatagggtcctTCCAGCCCcaggagcatatagagcttcagtgacattaatacttgtgccatttgcaacataaattgagctggtcctcgaccatgaatcaattgtgatggtccagccatcgtagtcacagaagatccactaggcgtcatccatagaaatagttgcctatgtcgcaatatagtatgtgtggtgccactatcaacaaggcattccaactctccaggaaacatactgaaaaataataaagttcggaattaaaACATGTTCATGACATCGAATAATaatacgatactttattaataaagatagccaatgattacatcaaaggtcccagaaagtctaatccaaaataaaatcaaactaagacacattgtagtcactctatccgtttggtaactccaatcaaatatgaccaggaaagtagagagatgttggtggagcgaggctctcttaagtaccaatgatctcaatgactttcctagacatcatattttattgggtgcgccacatgagaaagagttaatacaattgtcacttattgactaaggcatattgccattacaaaaattcttggaaaataaaagaactaatctaatcaaattctgcggcatccttgtgcacttcatcgtcagctttgaagtcctctatggtgagatggacgtctccaccattttcttcttcttttgcaaggtacacttcttgctccctcaggtccctgtatgccctgtatcttgcagctagttgctcgcttgccttgcattgcctgaaccaatgctcacttgatccacatcgatgacacacatcattgtggttgcctccctttaattgaggtgcacgttgtgggcgttccctaggagggttggtgcctccaccacgacccatggtgccaccaccacgggccatggcgccaccaccacggccagggttgccacgaccccctctcccacgtgtggcattgccaccacgtgtatccatacccaacttgcggtttccttcctggttagggcggttatatggacccatacgtccctcatatcccttattcttagggttccgctccttgcgcccttttttgggtgcattataattcgcctcatgaacgctcttaaatgggccttgaattataattcctcacgagtatgttatcatgtttctcagctacagatatgagattgataagctgatgaaaccttgtgatccgtccagcattgacttcagtgcggtattgctttgataccacaatggctgaaacggggaaggtggagagagttttctcaattagctcttgctctgtgacaggttgtccacaaaacctcaacatggactgtaggcgaagagcttctgaattatattcagcaacagacttgaaatcagcaaagcgcagattgttccattgaaccttcaagtcagggaggagggaatcttagacattgccaaagcggtcttctagcgctacccatagctctcttgcatccttgatcgacatatactccaatctgagtgccttgtccatatggagtcgcatcaagataactgcttgagcatgctttgtaggtgttcgCACGAACACAcgatccgggttaggtgcctggattatgggtaatattccctttgaagtgaggtgattctcaacatcggttacccaactgtggtaatccgagcctgttgagtcaagcatgggaaagtcgagtctaggttcattctacatcttgaaaataagaagagaagatatattagtttcggagctaaacttccacgaaaactaaaataataagatttccgagctatgctaccaagaaaacaatttccaagaatctcttttggattagaccaaacaataatgttttaatatggtcacaatttgatgcttacggacgctcttagtccgagcattatgaacactcttagttcatacgaacactcttagttcgctaagcgtgaatccccacaattccgctttattaaatactcaaaatcatgttcatatattccaaatcctgcagaaaataaaggaatttaaaagacaagaaagcagaaactttaatctttaaaacttGTTG encodes the following:
- the LOC133743878 gene encoding BTB/POZ domain-containing protein At5g41330; amino-acid sequence: MLKTMAPSALPRNGFKQNHKPESNIATIDVGGQLFQTTKQTLTLAGPDSLLSKISDSASAHLPPPFVDRDPELFSMLLSLLRTGNLPSKAKSLDLQDLIFESQFYGIETLLINSLSNPSHFDAFNLEKSLTLPLNGRDSPSVIATTPFGSVHVAHGSKITSFDWSLRKKSTILTEFTAVDSMLAISTKLAAVGATDFSGLQIIDLENGSVRETLNWENVTRSGSTVQAIGSSQEFLFSSFESGRRNSNSIMIYDLNTLTPVNEIGHYEIFGAEINSALPATKLKWVPGYNLLMASGSHRGPSGVCGNIKFWDTRSGNVVWEIQEKVDCFSDVTVSDDLSAMFKIGVNSGEMFYADLRSLGVEQPWVCLGDKRKMVSGKKEGVGCRIESHGSQVFCSKGGDLELWSEVAVGSKKRSEGGSEARHFRKNVMGRMKDMGGSRITNLTFGGNKMFMTRKDQQYVEVWQNSARGY